The DNA segment ACCCGCACAAATAGCAGCAGAATTGGCATAATTCAGATACTAAGACCAATTGCAATGCTCTTTTTCTTAAGCGTGGCTATGCATCTTGTTGCCGGTGCTGCGATGTCTTTTGTCCCGCTTTACATGGTGGGTAAGCACGGTGTTGCCCCGGCCTATGCAGCCATACTGGTAGGTATCTTGCGTCTTGGCGGCATATCCGGCAGTCTGTTTGGCGGCTGGCTATCCGACCGCTGGGGGAGGAAGCAGGCCACCATCCTTTCACTGGTAGCCACCGGCCCTGTCCTGTATATATTAACGATGTTGCCATTTAATGCCGGGTTTATCGTCATCCTGATTGTTTTCGGTATGTGCCGGTACATGACTCAGGCAACGATGCAGCCATACCTTATGGATAACATCCCGGCTTATCTCAGGGCAACTGCATTCGGCATTTATTTTGGCATGTCACTGGAAGGCCAGAGCCTTGTACAGCCCCTGGTGGGACATTTTATGGATATTTATGGCATCGCCAGCGTATTTACGGTTATCGCCATAGCCAGCATAGCGCTGTCGCTGGTGGCGTTGCTTTTGGCCAAGAGAGTCTGAGAATCCTCACTGGTGAGTTTTCTTCACATAGACTTTGATTTCTCCGCCCTCTTCCTTTATCCCTAAAAATTCATGGCCTGTGGTCTGGCACCAGGCCGGCATGTCCTGTTTTATGCCTTTGTCGTCGGAGAGAACTTCCAGGACTTCTCCCGTTTCCAACTCCTTGAACTTTTCTGCT comes from the Chloroflexota bacterium genome and includes:
- a CDS encoding sulfurtransferase TusA family protein encodes the protein MKADKTLDCLGLYCPMPIVKTAEKFKELETGEVLEVLSDDKGIKQDMPAWCQTTGHEFLGIKEEGGEIKVYVKKTHQ